The following is a genomic window from Variovorax paradoxus.
TTCGGCAGATCGCTCACGCGCTTCAGGCCGAGCATCGGGCTGCACAGCGGTGCGTATTGCTCGGCCATCAACTCGCTCACAGTGAGACCGGGCCAGTTGCCGCTGCCGGAGCGCACGGCAATGTCGGCATCGCCACGCGCCAGGTCGACGAGCGACTCGCTGGCGTGCAGCCGCAGCTCGATGCCGGGGCACGCCTTGCCAAAGCCGGCCATGCGCGGCAGCACCCAACGGGCGGCAAAAGCGGTGTTGGTGGTGAGCGTGACGGCCTGCAGTGCGGCAGGCTGGCGCAGTCTTTCGATTCCGGCTTCAAGCGCGTCGAAGCCTGCGCGCAGGTCGTCGAAAAGCCGCTGGCCCGCGGGTGTCAAGGCCAACTGCCGCGTGAGCCGGCGAAACAGCGGCCGGCCGAGCGTGTCTTCGAGCGCGCGCACCTGATGGCTGATGGCCGATGGCGTCACGGAAAGCTCGTGCGCCGCGCGCTGAAAGCTCAAATGCGCGGC
Proteins encoded in this region:
- a CDS encoding LysR substrate-binding domain-containing protein, giving the protein MNENSSPVRRPRSLPPLLSLRAFEAAAAHLSFQRAAHELSVTPSAISHQVRALEDTLGRPLFRRLTRQLALTPAGQRLFDDLRAGFDALEAGIERLRQPAALQAVTLTTNTAFAARWVLPRMAGFGKACPGIELRLHASESLVDLARGDADIAVRSGSGNWPGLTVSELMAEQYAPLCSPMLGLKRVSDLPKHQLIHADWQPGAAAPATWPRWFREAGIAPPRGRSMKAAGLSFSDETHAILAALAGHGVALLSLTLAAEELRSGALVQPFGPALDTGSYFLATAQGRENEPAIRGVWDWIASQAAAAA